The region ggaggcaccgggagctgcaggaggggactGGGACGGACCGGGACGGACCGGGGCGAGCCGCGCCGCTGAGGGCGAGGCCCCTCCGCCATTTGCGTAGCGCTGAGGGCGCTCCCCGCTCCCTTACGCCGTTTGCGTAGCGCTGAGGGCGCTCCCCGCTCCCTTACGCCGTTTGCGTAGCGCCGCTCCGTTGCCGTCCAGCGGCGCGCCTTACGCTGTTTGCGCTCCGTACGCCgccggcgcggcgggggcgggcccGTATCCCTGCGCGCTGCCGACGCTCCGGTGCAGgcccggtcccggtcccggtcccggtcccggcccggccccgtcAGGCCCCGGCCCCGAGcaggccccggccccggccccaggCCCGGCCATGAAGTTCCTGTACAAGGAGGAGCATCCGTTCGAGAAGCGTCGCTGCGAGGGAGAGAAGATCCGGAAAAAGTACCCGGACCGAGTGCCGGTGAGCGCCGGGGCggcggcagccccgggagccccgAATCCCAGCCGGGGACCCCGAAATTCCCGCAGAGAACCCCGAAATTCCAATCGGGAACCTCGAAATTCCACCCGGGGACCCCGAAATTCCAACCGGGACCCCCGAAATTCAGCCTGGGAGCCTCAAAATCCTCCCCGGGaacccaaaattcaccccaggACCCCCGAAATTCCACCCGGGAACCCCGAAATTccacctgggaaccccaaaactCCCTCAGAGATCCTGGAAATTCCAAGCGGGAACCTCGAAATCCTTCCCGGGAAGCCCAGATTTCTTCCCGGGAACCCCGAAATTCCACCAGGGAACCCAAAATTTACCCCAGGAATCCAAAATTCTCCCCAGGAAATCCAAATTCCACCcgggaaccccaaaattccacctGGCAACCCCCTCAAAATCCCCTCAATTCCCAAATTCTGGGGGAGCCCTTTGGGATTTCCTTTCCCTGGCGGCGTTTCCCtaaatttttggggtttttttgcctaaaATTTAGGTGCTTCTCCCTCTAATTTAAAggattttcccccaaatccaggTGCTTTCCCCCCAGAATTGAGGAAGtttctcccaaaattcccaggaTTTCGTCTCCAAACTCCAGAagctttttctccccaaatccatgttttttcctcaaaatcaGGAtgatttttccccaaattcagaggggtttttttctccaaattctTGTTATTTTATTCCCGAaaatccaggatttttctcccaaAGTTAAGGAAATTTTCCCCTTAAATGTAAGGAATTTTTCCTCctaaattcccattttttttcccccaggtgATCGTGGAAAAGGCGCCCAAGGCCCGGATCGGGGACCTGGACAAGAAGAAATACCTGGTGCCCTCAGACCTCACAGGTGggattgggaattttgggggcacttggggtttttttgggaattttgggtttttttcttaattttctggGAGTTTTTTGGTGGAAGTTTGGGgcttttggggtggattttgggaatttaCGGCTGgaattttggtgggtttttttttgaggtggaattttggggttcttGTGGGTGGaattttgggtggttttttttgtggcGAAATTCTGGGGTGTTTAGGGGTGATTTGAGGATGAATTCGGGGTGGTTTGggggtattttggggtgtttttcgggttttaaagccatttttatCTCCCTACTGGGGCAGTTCTATGTCTTGAGccaggattttgggggattttgggggattttcaatgtttttccctgttttttgttggttttggggtgatttggggattttctgcCATTTCTTGGGGTGTAAAGtgttttttttgggatttaaagggatttttttgggggtaattattttggttttttgcagggattttttgggttttggagTTTTCTGGGGCGATTCCTTTGGGctttgggggtgttttgggctgatttttggggggttttgggctgatttttcagatttttgagttttttgtaGCCAGATTTTTCTAGgtttttattagattttttttaggctgcttttcccatttttcactacgtttttggggtttctcactgatttttgggtattttttgcAGTGGGGCAGTTCCATTTCCTGATCCGTGAGCGGATCCACCTGCGGGCTGAGGCTGCTCCGCTCAGtttttgggttgattttggggtttttgggttgattttgggggtttttggggtggattttggggtttctcactgatttttggggtattttgcaGTGGGGCAGTTCTATTTCCTGATCCGGAAGCGGATCCACCTGCGGGCTGAGGATGCTCTGTTCATTTTTTAGGgttgattttgggttttttgggttgattttgggtgtttttggggtggattttggggtttctcaCTGATTTTTGGGTGTTTTCTCGCAGTGGGGCAGTTCTATTTCCTGATCCGTGAGCGGATCCACCTGCGGGCTGAGGATGCTCTGTTCATTTTTTAGGGttgattttgggggtttttggggtggattttgggggtttttggggtggattttggggtttctcactgatttttgggtgttttttgcaGTGGGGCAGTTCTATTTCCTGATCCGGAAGCGGATCCACCTGCGGGCTGAGGCCGCTCTGCTCAGTTTttgattttgggggtttttggggtggattttgggggtttttgggttgatttttggggtattttgcaGTGGGGCAGTTCTATTTCCTGATCCGGAAGCGGATCCACCTGCGGGCTGAGGCCGCTCCGCTCAGTTTttgattttgggggtttttggggtggattttggggtttctcactgatttttggggtattttttcaCAGTGGGGCAGTTCTATTTCCTGATCCGGAAGCGGATCCACCTGCGGGCTGAGGACGCTCTCTTCTTCTTCGTCAACAACGTCATCCCCCCCACCAGCGCCACCATGGGCCAGCTCTACCAGGTCCCTGAACACccccaaaacatccccaaaacacccccaaaatatcccaaaaaacTCCCTCAAAATCCTCCAAAAACAGCCacaaaacatccccaaaatatccccaaaacatcccaaaaaactCCCTCAAAATCCTccaaaaacagccccaaaacatccccaaaaaccgcccccaaacctccccaaaatatcaccaaaaattcccccaaaatcctccaaaaCCAGCCCGAAAATatccccaaaacaccccaaaaactgccccaaaacaACCTCAAAACATCCCCCAAACCTCCCAGAAATCAGCACCAAAACATCCTCAAAACATCCTCAAAAactcccccaaaatcctccaaaaacagccccaaaatatccccaaaactGCACCAAAACATCCtcaaaacatccccaaaacctcccccaaaatcctccaaaaccagccccaaaacctcccTCCAAACttccccaaaacacccccaaaaaagTCCCCAAAACATTCCCAAAGCCTCCCCAAAAATACCCTCCAAAAAgtccccaaaacaccccaaatctTTCCCAAAACCATCCTCAAAACACCCCTaaaaatttccccccaaaaattcccaaaatctccccaaaacacccccaaaaaatTTCCAAGATctctccaaaaaaaacccaaaatctctacaaaaattcccccaaacaccccaaactTTCCCCAAAAtcatccccaaaaatcccccaaaaccgCTACGAAAACTTCCCcagaaatcccccaaaaacctccccaaaaaccCTCGAGGATGCCCCAAAAATCCCGGGAGCATCCCGAAGAAAAATCAGGAGAACAGGAACAGAAATTGGGGGTGGAAAGGGTTAAAAAAGTCTGGAAATTTGGGGGGCGGCtgttcctaaaaaaaaaattgggaacGTCCCCAAAAAAtttgggagggagctgggaaatttgggatgggggaaatttgggatgggggaaaaTTCGGGgtggaaaagggggaaatttGGTACGAGGGGGTCTCAAAAGTTTGGAGAGATTTGGGATTGCGAGGAGGAAAATTTGGGATGGGGTGGTTTTAAAaaccttggggaaaaaaagccccaaaatccgggaaaaatccccaaaatctgggaaaagCCCAAAGAATTTGGGAATGGGGGGGAATTGGAAGAGACCAAGAACTTCACGGCCGGGGGGGGGGAACCCGAAATTCCCGGGGATCCCTgaggggaaaattggggaattttttggATTCCTTACAAAAGCCCATTGGGGAAGAGCCCGAATCCAAACTCGGGTTGATATTCCCGGTTTTTAACCCTCGCGTTCCCGGTTTTCCCCCCCCTCAGGAACACCACGAGGAGGATTTCTTCCTTTACATCGCCTACAGCGACGAGAGCGTCTACGGGGCCTGAGCCCGCCCtgcccccgcccctcccgcccTTCCCGGCGCTCTCCCGGTGCTCCCCGCTCCCGCTTTTTCCCGTTTTTTCCcgtttttttcccattcccggttctttccccccccccccccccccccctcccccaaatAAAAGCGACGGAGCCGCCTCAGGGCCTGGACCGGAAGTGGGCGTGGTTTGAAAGGGGAGGGCGCGTGCGCGGCAAGGGAGGCGGAGTTTGCATAATATTCTCCGCGCGCCTGCGTGGGATGCCAAATATGGCTGCCGAGGGGGTGTGGCTTGCATAATGAGTCCCTCGCGCGTGCGTATACCGGCAAATATGGGCTTAGAAGGGTGGGGCTTGAATAATAAGCTCTTTGCGCATGCGGACAGAGCAAGTAAAAGTAAGGGGGCGTGGTTTGCATAATAAGCTTCGCGGGAAAGTACGAAGAgccaaaatagaaaataagga is a window of Motacilla alba alba isolate MOTALB_02 unplaced genomic scaffold, Motacilla_alba_V1.0_pri HiC_scaffold_617, whole genome shotgun sequence DNA encoding:
- the LOC119696851 gene encoding gamma-aminobutyric acid receptor-associated protein, translating into MKFLYKEEHPFEKRRCEGEKIRKKYPDRVPVIVEKAPKARIGDLDKKKYLVPSDLTVGQFYFLIRKRIHLRAEDALFFFVNNVIPPTSATMGQLYQEHHEEDFFLYIAYSDESVYGA